In the genome of Gloeotrichia echinulata CP02, one region contains:
- a CDS encoding response regulator: MSFTKTNPCKGNILVVDDTPDNLRLLSIMLTGQGFEVRKALNGKMALTACQIVLPDVILLDINMPGMDGYQVCQELKADDKTCQVPVIFISALDDVLDKVKAFDVGGADYITKPFHGAEVVLRIENQINLRLLQTKLQEKNFLLQEALDHLKAAQVQQIQNEKMVALGQLVAGIAHEVNNPISFIYGNLQYAGEYMQDLVNMIETYQQEYPEPTPKIQKLVQDIDLNFVINDLQNLMGAMFRGADRIREIVLALQNFSRHDEALIKQVNIHEGIDSTLLMLQHRLRETKDRSAIIVVKEYGNLPLVNCYASELNQVFMHILNNAIDALDQSVVSSECSLVEEQGEMTYDKLQMKPAQIHIRTEVTKSNMVKIAIADNGHGIDESLRSRLFDPFFTTKSVGKGSGLGLSISYQIVVQKHRGQITCSSSPGQGAEFVLDIPITQPEY; this comes from the coding sequence ATGTCTTTTACTAAAACTAATCCTTGTAAAGGAAATATCCTGGTGGTTGATGATACCCCAGATAACTTGCGCCTTTTATCGATAATGTTGACAGGACAAGGTTTTGAAGTCCGCAAGGCTTTAAACGGTAAAATGGCACTCACTGCTTGTCAAATTGTTTTGCCAGATGTGATTTTACTTGATATCAATATGCCAGGAATGGATGGTTATCAAGTTTGTCAGGAACTGAAAGCAGATGATAAAACTTGCCAAGTCCCAGTGATTTTCATTAGCGCTTTAGATGACGTTTTAGATAAAGTAAAAGCATTTGACGTTGGTGGGGCTGATTATATTACTAAACCTTTTCATGGGGCAGAAGTTGTCTTAAGAATTGAAAATCAGATTAATTTGCGTTTACTGCAAACTAAACTCCAAGAAAAAAACTTTTTATTGCAAGAGGCTTTAGATCATTTAAAAGCTGCTCAAGTCCAACAGATTCAGAATGAAAAAATGGTAGCGCTGGGACAATTGGTGGCTGGGATTGCCCATGAAGTTAATAACCCCATCAGTTTTATCTATGGCAATCTTCAATATGCTGGTGAATATATGCAAGACTTAGTAAATATGATTGAAACTTATCAACAAGAATATCCAGAACCTACTCCCAAGATTCAAAAATTAGTTCAGGATATAGACCTAAATTTTGTGATCAACGACCTGCAAAACTTGATGGGTGCTATGTTTAGAGGCGCTGATCGCATTCGAGAAATTGTGCTGGCGCTGCAAAACTTCTCTAGACATGACGAAGCTCTGATCAAGCAGGTAAATATCCATGAAGGCATAGATAGCACTTTGTTAATGTTACAGCATCGACTGAGGGAAACAAAAGATCGGTCTGCTATTATTGTCGTCAAAGAGTATGGCAATTTGCCCTTAGTTAACTGTTACGCTAGTGAACTTAACCAAGTATTTATGCATATATTAAATAATGCAATTGATGCCTTAGATCAGTCAGTGGTTAGTAGTGAATGCTCATTAGTAGAAGAACAAGGAGAAATGACTTATGACAAACTACAAATGAAACCCGCGCAAATTCACATTCGCACGGAGGTAACAAAGTCGAATATGGTGAAGATTGCGATCGCTGACAATGGCCATGGTATAGATGAATCATTGCGCTCACGTTTATTTGACCCATTTTTTACCACAAAATCTGTCGGCAAAGGTAGTGGACTCGGATTATCGATTAGCTATCAGATTGTGGTACAAAAACATCGTGGACAGATCACCTGTTCCTCATCTCCAGGACAAGGCGCAGAGTTTGTCCTTGACATTCCGATCACCCAACCTGAATACTGA
- a CDS encoding EAL domain-containing protein, producing the protein MNYDRLNPNKKDILIIDDMADNLRVLSSLLTKEGFNVRKALNWQMALTACETILPDLILLDIMMPEVDGYEVCQRFKAWKLTADIPVIFISALNDVFDKVKAFRVGGVDYITKPFDLAEVLVRIQNQLALRGAQLEIIKLNVELEQRVKRRTEELEKTLKKLQREVRSREQLQGQLLEIALHDSLTGLPNRVLFIQRLAKALNNAHQRSNYQFALLYLDCDRFKVVNDSLGHLVGDELLIAIARRLEASLTPVDTLARLGGDEFGILLENLPDISAVIEVAERILQQLSLAFKLSRYDVFMNASIGIVWGNRDYDRPEYLLRDADTAMYRAKAQGKASYHVFVPAMYQEAIQLLELENDLRRAITRQEFLVYYQPMVSLTTGRIAGFEALVRWQHPSRGLIYPVDFIPVAEETGLIHAINSWVLHSACKQLRLWQHDPAIPETLTISVNLSARLFYQPNLIAIIDHIIEETQINPANLELEITESVIMENSHVIKTIIKQLQQRNIKLIMDDFGTGYSSLSYLHSFPLNALKIDKSFVHRMQENQNHMGLVPAIISIANSMGMRVIAEGVETKEQLDQLRSLNCDFAQGHLFAKALEPQLALNLLTIDSHW; encoded by the coding sequence ATGAATTACGACCGATTAAACCCTAATAAAAAAGATATTTTGATCATTGATGATATGGCAGATAACCTGCGGGTTTTATCCTCGCTGTTGACAAAAGAAGGATTTAATGTTCGCAAAGCTTTAAACTGGCAGATGGCTTTGACTGCTTGTGAAACAATACTACCTGATCTGATTTTGCTTGACATTATGATGCCAGAGGTCGATGGCTATGAAGTGTGCCAGCGCTTTAAGGCTTGGAAGCTAACTGCGGATATTCCTGTGATTTTTATTAGCGCATTAAATGATGTTTTTGACAAGGTGAAAGCCTTTAGAGTAGGGGGGGTGGATTATATCACCAAACCTTTTGATTTAGCAGAAGTGTTAGTACGCATCCAAAATCAACTAGCATTGAGGGGGGCACAATTAGAAATCATCAAGCTAAACGTCGAACTCGAACAAAGGGTAAAACGACGGACTGAGGAGCTAGAAAAGACTCTCAAAAAACTACAGCGGGAAGTTAGATCTCGCGAACAATTACAGGGTCAACTGCTGGAAATAGCTTTACATGATTCCCTGACTGGATTACCAAACCGAGTTTTGTTTATCCAGCGACTAGCAAAAGCTCTCAACAATGCTCACCAACGATCAAATTATCAGTTTGCATTACTTTATTTGGACTGTGATCGGTTCAAAGTTGTCAATGATTCTCTTGGTCATCTGGTTGGAGATGAATTGCTAATAGCTATCGCCCGCCGCCTCGAAGCCTCTCTAACGCCAGTTGATACTTTAGCTCGATTGGGTGGTGACGAGTTTGGAATTCTTCTAGAAAATCTGCCAGATATTAGTGCAGTTATTGAAGTAGCAGAGCGCATTTTACAACAGTTATCACTCGCTTTTAAATTATCAAGATACGATGTATTTATGAATGCCAGTATTGGTATTGTTTGGGGTAATCGAGATTATGATCGTCCAGAGTATTTACTGCGGGATGCTGACACGGCTATGTATCGTGCTAAAGCCCAAGGGAAAGCCAGCTATCACGTTTTTGTTCCCGCCATGTATCAGGAAGCTATTCAGCTTTTGGAGCTAGAAAACGACCTGCGACGGGCGATTACACGGCAAGAATTCCTCGTTTATTATCAGCCAATGGTTTCTCTGACCACAGGCAGAATTGCTGGATTTGAAGCGCTGGTACGTTGGCAACATCCGAGTCGTGGTCTCATTTATCCTGTGGATTTTATTCCTGTGGCAGAAGAAACAGGTTTGATTCATGCCATCAACTCTTGGGTATTGCACTCAGCTTGCAAACAACTACGTCTGTGGCAACATGATCCAGCAATACCAGAAACCCTAACAATCAGCGTTAATTTGAGTGCTAGATTATTTTATCAGCCTAACTTAATAGCAATAATTGACCATATTATTGAGGAAACTCAAATAAATCCAGCCAACTTAGAACTGGAAATTACAGAAAGTGTCATTATGGAAAATAGCCATGTAATCAAAACAATTATTAAGCAATTACAACAACGAAACATTAAGTTAATTATGGATGACTTTGGCACAGGTTATTCTTCTTTAAGTTACCTGCATAGCTTTCCTCTAAATGCACTCAAAATTGATAAATCTTTCGTCCACCGGATGCAGGAAAACCAAAATCATATGGGATTAGTACCAGCAATTATTAGCATTGCTAACTCAATGGGAATGCGAGTAATCGCTGAAGGCGTCGAAACGAAAGAACAGTTAGACCAACTGAGAAGTTTAAACTGTGATTTCGCTCAAGGACATCTGTTTGCTAAAGCCTTGGAACCACAATTGGCTCTGAACTTACTGACTATAGATTCTCACTGGTAG
- a CDS encoding ATP-binding protein yields the protein MLSKPQPVKYLNSLVEKVYAKIALKNVLIVPFVLQICGSIGLVGYLSFQNAQKAVQELVTQLENEICNHIEQHLDDYLTTPKQINQINIDAINLGLLNLSDLETTGHYFWKQMQVFNIGYINFANTQGEFIGVERLDNGNLVIQETSKKTGLGKLLTYSTDSQGNRSKLLAVKGGFPLLQQEAWYVDATKAGKPVWSQIYQWEDQPVLSISSSYPVYDAEKNLRGVIGIDLILSHIGHFLRQLKVGESGKTFILERSGLIVAASTNQPAYNVIRGQVKRVLASESQDVVIRQTTQYLLKHFGSLGFIVGRQNLSFTTTEGRYFVQVNNWRDDRGLDWLIVVVISEGDFMKQINANNNTTIMLCIVAFLVATELGILTARWVIKPILQLNASAKKITVGKWDQIVEIKRCDELGELAKSFNSMATQLQEYFSALEAQHTEMKTLNEALFESQNRLNQFLEAIPVGVFITNATGNPYYLNHVAKQILGQGVVAEATAEELAEIYQIYLAGTEELYRSDRLPIFRALQGENIRVDDLEIRRLDKIIPLEIFAMPIYDDLGNIAFAIATFSDITQRKQAEKLLAEYNRVLESQVKKRTHDLLKVIHKFQSTQQELIESQAIAARGKKVAERANRAKSEFLANMSHELRTPLNAILGFTQVMSHDNTLSSEHQENLAIINRAGEHLLSLINDILEMSKIEAGKTTLHMNSFDLIHLLKNLEEMLQFRAVSKNLQLVFEYAPGLPQYVQTDENKLRQVLLNLLGNAIKFTQAGSVILKVGMGTLRQAQCIAGDTSASSVHRWGHFGKLSASLETGGDEFVLKHSTSSSSPPHSSSPHLLFEVIDTGPGIAPEEINLLFEAFAQTETGRKSQQGTGLGLAISRKYVQLMGGNITVSSTQGVGSRFAFDIQIQEASWSEIQNTQNQSQVIGLAPDQGEYRVLVVDDARDSRLLLVKLLTSIGFIVREATNGQEAIAQWMEWEPHLIFMDMRMPVMNGYQAIRVIKAREVAQPNNAECPNQHHHTIIIALTASAFEEERQKILSTGCDDFIRKPFTEEVLLEKVREHLGVKYISEVKMANTLTVCQETQTLPSQADLLRYLSQMPSEWLQHIRHAAASCSDDMILDLLQQIPPDKAQLFGVLRDLANNYQFEKIMELTSTNAE from the coding sequence ATGTTATCCAAACCTCAACCAGTCAAATATCTCAACAGCTTAGTTGAGAAAGTTTATGCCAAGATAGCCCTAAAAAATGTTTTAATTGTGCCCTTTGTCTTACAAATTTGTGGATCAATAGGGCTTGTGGGCTATCTTTCGTTTCAAAATGCACAGAAAGCGGTACAAGAGCTTGTAACTCAGTTAGAGAATGAAATCTGCAATCACATCGAGCAACACCTTGATGACTATTTAACAACTCCTAAACAAATTAATCAAATTAATATAGATGCAATTAATTTAGGTTTGTTAAACCTTTCTGATTTGGAAACGACAGGGCATTACTTCTGGAAACAAATGCAGGTTTTTAATATTGGTTACATTAACTTTGCCAATACCCAAGGGGAATTTATAGGCGTAGAACGTTTGGATAATGGTAATCTGGTCATCCAAGAAACTTCCAAAAAAACTGGTCTAGGAAAACTATTGACCTATAGTACGGATAGCCAGGGAAATCGTAGCAAGTTACTGGCAGTAAAAGGTGGCTTCCCACTGTTACAACAAGAGGCTTGGTATGTAGATGCAACCAAAGCAGGTAAACCCGTGTGGAGTCAAATTTACCAATGGGAGGATCAACCAGTTTTATCAATTTCCAGTAGCTATCCGGTGTACGACGCTGAAAAAAATCTTCGAGGAGTTATAGGTATAGATTTAATTTTATCACATATTGGTCATTTTTTGAGACAATTAAAAGTTGGTGAGTCGGGAAAAACCTTTATTTTAGAACGCTCTGGACTAATAGTGGCTGCTTCAACTAATCAGCCTGCTTACAATGTCATTCGAGGTCAGGTAAAACGTGTATTGGCTTCAGAAAGTCAAGATGTTGTAATCCGACAAACAACCCAATATTTACTCAAGCATTTTGGTAGTCTTGGGTTCATTGTTGGTAGGCAAAATCTCAGTTTTACCACCACAGAAGGGCGTTATTTTGTACAGGTTAATAATTGGAGAGATGACCGTGGTCTGGATTGGCTGATCGTTGTGGTGATTTCTGAAGGCGACTTTATGAAACAAATTAACGCCAACAACAACACAACGATTATGCTGTGTATAGTTGCCTTTTTAGTAGCTACAGAATTAGGAATTTTAACTGCTCGCTGGGTGATCAAGCCAATTCTGCAATTAAACGCATCAGCCAAAAAAATTACTGTGGGTAAATGGGACCAGATAGTAGAGATTAAGCGTTGCGATGAACTGGGGGAATTAGCTAAGTCATTTAATAGTATGGCAACGCAACTACAAGAATATTTTTCGGCTTTAGAAGCACAGCATACTGAAATGAAAACTTTGAATGAGGCGCTATTTGAAAGTCAGAATCGGCTGAATCAATTTTTAGAAGCTATACCAGTGGGTGTATTTATTACCAATGCAACCGGTAATCCTTATTATCTTAATCACGTTGCCAAGCAGATTCTTGGTCAAGGGGTAGTAGCTGAGGCTACCGCTGAAGAATTGGCAGAAATTTATCAAATTTATCTAGCTGGAACCGAGGAACTCTATCGCAGCGATCGCTTGCCAATATTCAGAGCATTGCAAGGAGAAAACATTAGGGTTGATGATTTGGAAATTCGTCGTTTAGATAAGATTATTCCCCTGGAAATTTTCGCAATGCCAATTTATGATGACTTGGGTAATATTGCCTTTGCTATCGCTACTTTTTCTGACATCACCCAACGCAAACAAGCAGAAAAGTTATTAGCAGAATACAATCGAGTATTAGAATCGCAAGTCAAAAAACGTACTCATGATCTTCTCAAGGTTATTCACAAATTTCAAAGCACTCAACAAGAACTGATTGAATCCCAAGCAATTGCAGCTAGGGGAAAAAAAGTTGCCGAGCGGGCTAATCGAGCTAAAAGCGAATTTCTGGCTAATATGAGTCATGAATTGCGTACTCCACTCAACGCCATTCTTGGTTTCACCCAAGTTATGAGCCATGACAATACTTTATCTTCTGAACATCAAGAAAATTTGGCAATCATCAATCGTGCTGGTGAGCATTTGCTTTCTTTAATCAATGACATTCTCGAAATGTCTAAAATAGAAGCTGGTAAAACCACGTTGCATATGAACAGCTTTGACTTAATTCATCTGTTGAAAAACCTGGAGGAAATGTTACAATTTCGTGCTGTTTCCAAGAATTTACAACTGGTATTTGAATATGCTCCTGGTCTTCCCCAATATGTACAAACAGATGAGAATAAGCTGCGTCAAGTCTTACTCAATTTATTAGGAAATGCCATTAAATTTACTCAGGCTGGTAGTGTTATTCTCAAAGTGGGAATGGGGACACTTCGGCAAGCTCAGTGCATCGCTGGGGACACTTCGGCAAGCTCAGTGCATCGCTGGGGACACTTCGGCAAGCTCAGTGCATCGCTGGAGACTGGGGGAGATGAGTTTGTACTGAAACATTCAACATCCTCCTCATCTCCTCCTCACTCCTCCTCCCCCCATCTCTTGTTCGAGGTAATTGACACAGGCCCTGGGATTGCTCCCGAGGAAATTAACTTACTATTTGAAGCCTTTGCACAAACTGAAACTGGCAGAAAATCCCAACAGGGCACAGGACTGGGTTTAGCTATTAGCCGTAAATATGTACAACTGATGGGCGGAAATATTACCGTTTCCAGTACCCAAGGCGTAGGAAGTAGATTTGCCTTTGATATTCAAATCCAAGAAGCCTCATGGAGCGAAATTCAGAATACCCAGAATCAATCTCAAGTGATTGGTTTAGCACCAGATCAAGGAGAATACCGTGTGTTGGTGGTTGACGACGCTAGAGATAGTCGCTTACTGCTGGTTAAACTACTAACATCTATTGGCTTTATCGTGCGAGAAGCTACTAATGGTCAAGAAGCGATCGCTCAATGGATGGAATGGGAACCACATCTGATTTTTATGGATATGCGGATGCCTGTGATGAATGGCTACCAAGCTATCAGAGTGATTAAAGCTAGAGAAGTAGCTCAACCAAATAATGCCGAATGCCCAAATCAGCATCATCACACCATCATTATTGCCCTAACTGCCAGCGCTTTTGAGGAAGAACGGCAGAAAATTTTGTCCACCGGTTGCGATGATTTTATTCGCAAGCCATTCACGGAGGAGGTATTACTGGAAAAAGTCAGGGAACATCTCGGTGTAAAATATATCAGCGAAGTCAAAATGGCAAATACGCTAACTGTTTGTCAAGAAACACAGACATTGCCTAGCCAAGCTGACCTCCTGCGGTATTTATCGCAGATGCCGTCTGAATGGCTACAACATATACGTCATGCCGCAGCGAGCTGTAGCGATGACATGATTTTAGATCTGTTGCAGCAAATTCCACCAGATAAAGCTCAACTTTTTGGAGTTTTGAGAGATTTAGCAAATAACTATCAGTTTGAGAAAATTATGGAATTGACTAGTACAAATGCAGAATGA
- a CDS encoding MOSC N-terminal beta barrel domain-containing protein produces the protein MPYLAKILLYPIKSLDGVEVESVKVLASGALDYDRGFAIVDEQGKFVNGKRHAKIHLLRAQFSILNRTLSLQVPNTDSPQVFHLDEKPVALEATLSDFFGFAVRLVQNSLTGFPDDTKSPGPTVISTATLTEVASWFPGMSVVEMRRRIRANLEIDGVPPFWEDRLFSSESDGTILFRVGDVDFFGINPCQRCVVPTRDPDSGAAYPNFQKIFVQQREANLPDWVALSRFHHFYRLSVNTRLPASVAGKILQIGNKIEIFT, from the coding sequence ATGCCGTACCTAGCCAAAATTTTACTCTACCCGATTAAGTCCCTCGATGGTGTGGAAGTTGAGAGCGTCAAAGTTCTCGCCAGTGGCGCACTAGACTATGACCGTGGGTTTGCAATTGTTGACGAACAAGGTAAGTTTGTCAATGGTAAACGCCATGCCAAAATTCATTTACTACGGGCACAATTTTCCATCTTAAATAGAACGCTGTCCCTACAAGTTCCCAACACAGACTCACCACAAGTTTTTCATCTAGATGAGAAACCTGTAGCGCTAGAAGCAACTTTGAGTGATTTTTTTGGCTTTGCTGTCAGATTAGTGCAAAATTCTCTGACGGGCTTTCCCGATGATACAAAATCACCCGGTCCGACTGTGATTAGTACAGCAACTTTGACAGAAGTGGCTTCCTGGTTCCCTGGTATGAGTGTTGTTGAAATGCGCCGTCGGATACGTGCCAATCTTGAGATTGACGGTGTACCACCATTTTGGGAAGATAGGTTATTTAGTAGCGAAAGTGATGGTACAATTTTATTCCGAGTAGGAGATGTGGACTTTTTTGGCATTAATCCCTGTCAGCGTTGTGTAGTCCCCACACGCGATCCTGACTCAGGTGCAGCTTACCCAAACTTTCAAAAAATATTTGTACAACAGCGGGAAGCTAACTTACCAGATTGGGTAGCTTTATCCCGTTTTCATCATTTTTACAGATTGAGTGTGAATACACGATTACCCGCATCGGTAGCGGGGAAAATTTTACAAATCGGCAACAAAATCGAAATATTTACCTGA
- the lepB gene encoding signal peptidase I encodes MQNQVSDNNSSQQPDNSWIAELGRTVVLSIVLALGIRTFVAEARWIPSGSMEPTLHGTPNQWEADKIIVDKLKYKFSQPERGDIVVFSPTAELQKEQYHDAFIKRVIGLPGDKVELREGKVYINSKPLQEEKYLGSKQRTVIDVCTSGQQPPFLAKPQTIPTNSYLVLGDNRNSSYDSRCWGVVPKQNIIGRAVVRFWPLNNIGGIDKSPLYP; translated from the coding sequence ATGCAAAATCAAGTGTCTGATAACAATTCTAGTCAACAACCTGATAATTCCTGGATTGCAGAGCTAGGTAGAACCGTTGTCTTAAGTATCGTTCTAGCCTTGGGAATTCGTACCTTTGTGGCGGAAGCTCGCTGGATTCCTTCCGGCTCAATGGAACCCACTCTGCACGGTACCCCAAATCAGTGGGAGGCAGACAAGATCATTGTTGATAAATTAAAGTATAAATTTTCTCAACCGGAGCGGGGAGATATTGTAGTTTTTTCCCCCACGGCTGAACTACAAAAAGAACAATACCACGATGCTTTTATTAAACGGGTCATTGGCTTACCTGGAGACAAAGTAGAACTGAGGGAAGGAAAAGTTTACATTAACAGCAAACCTCTCCAAGAAGAAAAGTATCTTGGCTCAAAGCAGCGCACAGTAATTGATGTTTGCACTTCTGGACAACAACCGCCATTTTTGGCTAAACCCCAGACTATACCTACCAACTCATACTTAGTGCTAGGTGATAACCGTAATAGTAGCTATGACAGCCGCTGCTGGGGTGTTGTACCCAAGCAAAATATCATCGGTCGTGCCGTAGTTCGTTTTTGGCCGCTCAATAACATTGGCGGAATCGATAAATCACCACTATATCCATAG